One stretch of Burkholderia oklahomensis C6786 DNA includes these proteins:
- a CDS encoding phospholipase D family protein, translating into MPDSLARRSLSLRRPTGVVAAAARALVVCAALGLGLAGCATHPPATTLDRTVSHALSPDTSTPLADALAAPQRAHPGESGFLVLPRGDEALQMRIAVARAATKTLDIQYYIAAEDTTGKLLLGAALYAADRGVRVRMLVDDLNFKDVDRLMAALDTHANLEVRVFNPFGAARRGMFARTANLFTQIDNFARRMHNKAMIADNQIAIVGGRNLGDAYFNASPTLQFRDLDVLAAGPVTHDVSASFDAYWSSALTYPLPALNQRRYDAADLDAARDALRAHWRANATPYNAKPLNATPLSAQIARDELGLVWAPAEFTADSPDKIAAPDDSYKSPPMQRLIALTRDAQREFLVLSPYFVPHKAGVKALGQLTARGVRVAILTNSLAATDAVAVQAGYAPYRVPMLRHGIELYEYKPDQGRTRIGVLGSRSRASLHAKAYVIDRKILVIGSMNLDPRSAHLNTELALVIHSPRLAKQVADLFDEVTKPTISYRVTLASDTPGAPGAVQTAGASTTAWPLVWTEVADGRVRTYGVDPNAGFYRNLLAGLCLLLPIEDQL; encoded by the coding sequence GTGCCGGACAGTCTCGCCCGCCGCAGCCTGTCGCTGCGCCGCCCGACCGGCGTCGTCGCGGCCGCGGCGCGCGCGCTCGTCGTGTGCGCCGCGCTCGGGCTCGGGCTCGCCGGCTGCGCGACGCATCCGCCTGCCACCACGCTCGACCGCACGGTCTCTCACGCGCTCTCGCCCGACACGTCGACGCCGCTTGCCGACGCGCTCGCCGCGCCGCAGCGCGCGCATCCGGGCGAATCCGGCTTTCTCGTGCTGCCGCGCGGCGACGAGGCGCTGCAGATGCGCATCGCGGTCGCGCGCGCGGCGACGAAGACGCTCGACATCCAGTACTACATCGCCGCCGAGGACACGACGGGCAAGCTGCTGCTCGGCGCGGCGCTCTACGCGGCCGACCGCGGCGTGCGCGTGCGGATGCTCGTCGACGATCTGAACTTCAAGGATGTCGACCGCCTGATGGCGGCGCTCGACACGCACGCGAACCTCGAAGTGCGCGTGTTCAATCCGTTCGGCGCCGCGCGCCGCGGGATGTTCGCGCGCACCGCGAATCTCTTCACGCAAATCGACAACTTCGCGCGCCGGATGCACAACAAGGCGATGATCGCGGACAACCAGATCGCGATCGTCGGCGGCCGCAATCTCGGCGACGCGTATTTCAACGCGAGCCCGACGCTGCAGTTCCGCGATCTCGACGTGCTCGCGGCGGGCCCCGTCACGCACGACGTCTCCGCGAGCTTCGACGCTTACTGGTCGAGCGCGCTCACGTATCCGCTGCCGGCGCTGAACCAGCGGCGCTACGATGCGGCGGATCTCGACGCCGCGCGCGACGCGCTGCGTGCGCACTGGCGCGCGAACGCGACGCCTTACAACGCAAAGCCGCTGAACGCGACGCCGCTGTCCGCGCAGATCGCGCGCGACGAGCTCGGCCTCGTCTGGGCGCCGGCCGAGTTCACGGCCGATTCGCCCGACAAGATCGCCGCGCCCGACGACAGCTACAAGAGCCCGCCGATGCAGCGGCTCATCGCGCTAACGCGCGACGCGCAGCGCGAATTCCTCGTGCTCTCGCCGTATTTCGTGCCGCACAAGGCGGGCGTGAAGGCGCTCGGCCAGCTCACCGCGCGCGGCGTGCGCGTCGCCATCCTGACGAATTCGCTCGCCGCGACCGACGCGGTCGCCGTGCAGGCGGGCTACGCGCCGTATCGCGTGCCGATGCTGCGGCACGGCATCGAGCTGTACGAATACAAGCCGGATCAGGGTCGGACGCGCATCGGCGTGCTCGGCTCGCGCTCGCGCGCGAGCCTGCATGCGAAGGCGTACGTAATCGATCGGAAGATTCTCGTGATCGGCTCGATGAATCTCGATCCGCGCTCCGCGCACCTGAACACGGAGCTCGCGCTCGTGATTCACAGTCCGCGGCTCGCGAAACAAGTCGCCGACCTGTTCGACGAGGTGACGAAGCCGACCATCAGCTATCGCGTGACGCTCGCATCCGATACGCCGGGCGCGCCCGGCGCGGTGCAGACGGCGGGCGCGAGCACGACCGCATGGCCGCTCGTGTGGACCGAGGTCGCCGACGGCCGCGTGCGCACGTACGGCGTCGATCCGAACGCGGGCTTCTATCGCAACCTGCTCGCGGGGCTGTGTCTGTTGTTGCCGATCGAAGATCAGCTCTGA
- a CDS encoding GNAT family N-acetyltransferase, with protein sequence MPDSTSVPAVEVRRLSASLAADYRAIRLAALQDMPDAFGSTYDVEVARPLTAFAERLAGTIVFGAYVGGRIAGMAGFKRLDGAKARHKGFLWGMYVAPDARRHGVGAALLDAVLAAAAEAVEQVTLAVVDGNGAARAFYERHGFVVYGVEPRALKGANGYADELLMVKFLPSAPPRA encoded by the coding sequence ATGCCCGATTCGACATCCGTACCCGCCGTCGAAGTCAGACGGCTTTCGGCCTCGCTCGCGGCCGACTATCGCGCGATCCGCCTCGCCGCGCTGCAGGATATGCCGGACGCGTTCGGCTCGACCTACGACGTCGAAGTGGCGCGTCCGCTGACCGCGTTCGCCGAGCGGCTCGCCGGCACGATCGTGTTCGGCGCGTATGTCGGCGGCCGGATCGCCGGGATGGCCGGCTTCAAGCGGCTGGACGGCGCGAAGGCGCGCCACAAGGGCTTCCTGTGGGGCATGTACGTCGCGCCCGACGCGCGTCGGCACGGCGTCGGCGCCGCGCTGCTCGACGCGGTGCTCGCGGCCGCGGCGGAAGCGGTCGAGCAGGTGACGCTCGCCGTCGTCGACGGCAACGGCGCGGCGCGCGCGTTCTACGAGCGGCACGGCTTCGTCGTGTACGGCGTCGAGCCGCGCGCGCTGAAGGGGGCGAACGGCTACGCGGACGAACTGTTGATGGTGAAGTTCCTGCCGTCCGCGCCGCCGCGCGCATGA
- a CDS encoding DUF445 domain-containing protein has protein sequence MLDDKERELRNSKRRALALLFAAAGVFAATLFAPRGFWIDGVKAIAEASMVGALADWFAVVALFRRVPIPFVSRHTEIIPQNKEKIADNLAAFVQEKFLDPASIVALIKRHDPAARLAQWLATPRNADVLGGYATRLIAFGLDMTDDARIQSFVKDAFHAVLDRIDLSQSTGAILDTLTKDGRHQALLDDGIAQIVAFLRDPDKRASIATYIVDWLKYEFPKMEKLLPTNWLGEHGAELISNVVTRVLTQIGDDPEHRLRRSFDDAAARLVVRLKSDPAFIEKGEEIKRYLRDGDAFNRYVKDLWDQLRAWLKADLARDESVVHRRATALGNWLGERLAQSPQLRDSMNEHVERAASEMAPEFAEFLTRHISDTVKNWDAREMSRQIELNIGKDLQYIRINGTLVGGLIGLGLYAVSGIARWAGALPH, from the coding sequence ATGCTCGACGACAAGGAACGGGAACTCCGAAACAGCAAGCGGCGCGCGCTCGCGCTGCTGTTCGCCGCGGCGGGCGTGTTCGCCGCGACGCTGTTCGCGCCGCGCGGCTTCTGGATCGACGGCGTCAAGGCGATCGCCGAGGCGTCGATGGTCGGCGCGCTCGCCGACTGGTTCGCGGTCGTCGCGTTGTTCCGGCGCGTGCCGATTCCGTTCGTGTCGCGGCACACGGAGATCATTCCGCAGAACAAGGAAAAGATCGCCGACAATCTGGCCGCATTCGTGCAGGAGAAGTTTCTCGATCCGGCGTCGATCGTCGCGCTGATCAAGCGGCACGATCCGGCCGCGCGGCTCGCGCAGTGGCTCGCGACGCCGCGCAACGCGGACGTGCTGGGCGGCTACGCGACGCGCCTCATCGCGTTCGGGCTCGACATGACCGACGACGCGCGGATCCAGTCGTTCGTGAAGGACGCGTTCCATGCGGTGCTCGACCGGATCGACCTGTCGCAGTCGACGGGCGCGATTCTCGACACGCTGACGAAGGACGGCCGCCATCAGGCGCTCCTCGACGACGGGATCGCGCAGATCGTCGCGTTCCTTCGCGATCCCGACAAGCGCGCGTCGATCGCGACTTACATCGTCGACTGGCTGAAATATGAATTCCCGAAGATGGAGAAGCTGCTGCCGACGAACTGGCTCGGCGAGCACGGCGCGGAGCTGATCTCGAACGTCGTGACGCGCGTGCTCACGCAGATCGGCGACGATCCCGAGCACCGGCTGCGGCGCAGCTTCGACGACGCGGCCGCGCGGCTCGTCGTGCGGCTGAAGAGCGACCCCGCGTTCATCGAGAAGGGCGAGGAGATCAAGCGCTATCTGCGCGACGGCGACGCGTTCAACCGCTACGTGAAGGACCTGTGGGACCAGTTGCGCGCGTGGCTGAAGGCCGATCTCGCGCGCGACGAGTCGGTCGTCCACCGGCGCGCGACGGCGCTCGGCAACTGGCTCGGCGAGCGCCTCGCGCAGAGCCCGCAGTTGCGCGATTCGATGAACGAGCACGTCGAGCGCGCGGCGAGCGAGATGGCGCCCGAGTTTGCCGAGTTCCTGACGCGGCACATCAGCGACACCGTGAAGAACTGGGACGCGCGCGAGATGTCGCGGCAGATCGAGCTGAACATCGGCAAGGACCTGCAGTACATCCGGATCAACGGCACGCTGGTCGGCGGGCTGATCGGGCTCGGGTTGTACGCGGTGTCGGGCATCGCGCGGTGGGCGGGCGCGCTGCCGCATTGA
- a CDS encoding Na+/H+ antiporter, which produces MSPVSAFKLVLLSFLAIVALELLAKRLRLPPAAALLVGGAGIAFLPGLPPVNLDPDLVLIVFLPPLLMDGAYFSVWEEFKRNVGGIMMLAIGAVAFTTLVVGVAVHLVAPGLPWAACFALGAIVSPPDAVAAKAVLERVALPRRLMVLLEGESLLNDAAGLVLFRFAVAAALTGAFSAGDAVVRFAELGFGGVAVGFAVGWLIVRFLRLIEDDYLVITTAVIAAWISYIAGEMFEVSGVIATVTTGMMLGWHQHEVFSASVRNRGTAFWQVIVFLLEALVFVLIGLSLRGVIVRLGGLGEVFATMMPAVVAVLVAVVVSRFVWVFAVEWLKTPVARVRRRGLRADWRAAAVMSWAGMRGVVTLAIALSLPDAMPGRDLILVAAFAVILVTVLLQGTTIGPLIRLLKLRDPGPAAHHLTEPQAWARVEAAQLAAIQPLVRDADGNVIHPRLLEQYTYRANVTARHQNEPAFPASERNAHYDVVLAAIAAGRAELLRLHRGGRIHDEMLYLLERDLDLQEIAAQHAKG; this is translated from the coding sequence ATGTCTCCGGTCTCGGCATTCAAGCTCGTCTTGCTGTCATTTCTCGCGATCGTCGCGCTCGAGCTGCTCGCGAAGCGGCTCCGGCTGCCGCCCGCGGCCGCGCTGCTCGTCGGCGGCGCGGGCATCGCGTTCCTGCCCGGGCTGCCGCCCGTCAATCTCGATCCCGATCTCGTGCTGATCGTGTTCCTGCCGCCGCTCCTGATGGACGGCGCGTACTTCTCGGTATGGGAGGAGTTCAAGCGCAACGTCGGCGGCATCATGATGCTCGCGATCGGCGCGGTCGCGTTCACGACGCTCGTCGTCGGCGTCGCCGTGCATCTCGTCGCGCCGGGCCTGCCGTGGGCCGCGTGCTTCGCGCTCGGCGCGATCGTGTCGCCGCCCGATGCGGTCGCCGCGAAGGCCGTGCTCGAGCGCGTCGCGCTGCCGCGCCGGCTGATGGTGCTGCTCGAAGGCGAGAGCCTCCTGAACGACGCGGCGGGGCTCGTGCTGTTCCGCTTCGCGGTCGCCGCCGCGCTCACGGGCGCATTCAGCGCCGGCGACGCGGTCGTGCGCTTCGCCGAGCTCGGCTTCGGCGGCGTCGCGGTCGGCTTCGCCGTCGGCTGGCTGATCGTGCGCTTCCTGAGGCTCATCGAAGACGATTACCTCGTGATCACGACGGCCGTCATCGCCGCATGGATCAGCTACATCGCCGGCGAAATGTTCGAGGTGTCCGGCGTGATCGCGACCGTGACGACCGGGATGATGCTCGGCTGGCATCAGCACGAGGTGTTCTCCGCATCGGTGCGCAACCGCGGCACCGCGTTCTGGCAGGTGATCGTGTTCCTGCTCGAGGCGCTCGTGTTCGTGCTGATCGGCCTGTCGCTGCGCGGCGTGATCGTGCGGCTCGGCGGGCTCGGCGAGGTGTTCGCGACGATGATGCCCGCGGTGGTCGCGGTGCTCGTCGCCGTCGTCGTGTCGCGCTTCGTCTGGGTGTTCGCGGTCGAATGGCTGAAGACGCCCGTCGCGCGCGTGCGGCGGCGAGGCTTGCGGGCCGACTGGCGGGCGGCGGCCGTGATGAGCTGGGCGGGGATGCGCGGCGTCGTGACGCTCGCGATCGCGCTGTCGCTGCCGGACGCGATGCCGGGCCGCGACCTGATTCTCGTCGCCGCGTTCGCGGTGATCCTCGTCACGGTGCTGTTGCAGGGCACGACGATCGGGCCGCTGATCCGGCTGCTGAAGCTGCGCGATCCGGGGCCCGCCGCGCATCATCTGACCGAGCCGCAGGCGTGGGCGCGCGTCGAGGCCGCGCAGCTCGCGGCGATCCAGCCGCTCGTGCGCGACGCCGACGGCAACGTGATCCATCCGCGGCTGCTCGAGCAATATACGTACCGCGCGAACGTGACCGCGCGCCATCAGAACGAGCCTGCGTTCCCGGCGAGCGAGCGCAACGCGCACTACGACGTCGTGCTTGCCGCGATCGCGGCCGGCCGCGCGGAGCTGCTGCGGCTGCATCGCGGCGGGCGGATCCACGACGAGATGCTGTACCTGCTCGAACGCGATCTCGACTTGCAGGAGATCGCGGCGCAGCATGCGAAGGGGTAG
- a CDS encoding acetolactate synthase large subunit, translating to MKASDLFVKALEAEGVQYVFGIPGEENLDLLESLRRSRIKLVLTRHEQAAGFMAATYGRLTGKTGVCLSTLGPGATNFVTAAAYAQLGGMPMLMITGQKPIKSSKQGHFQIVDVVGMMQPLTKLTRQIVSIGNIPSAVREAFRRAEEERPGATHLELPEDIAHEEGDGKPIPASYSRRPVAEEKAVAHAVEAIQAARHPLLMIGAGGNRKTTCKMLKEFVDTTGIPFFTTQMGKGVIDETHPLWLGNATLSDGDFVHRAIEHADCIINVGHDVIEKPPFFMRADDKTVIHVNFLGAQVDPVYFPQIEVVGDIANAVWQMKAKLTRQPHWDFSRFMLIKEHFDAHLKKGQDDPRFPMYPVRIVNDLYRSLPEDGIVCLDNGMYKIWFARYWRAHEPNSLLLDNALASMGAGLPSAIATKIVHPQRKVIAVCGDGGFMMNSQELETAVRLKLDLVVMILRDDAFGMIRWKQENMNFPDYAMTLANPDFVAYAQSYGAHGHRIASADDLEPLVRECFASPGVHLIDVPIDYSDNERVLNREIKRLSAQL from the coding sequence ATGAAAGCATCCGATTTGTTCGTGAAGGCGCTGGAAGCAGAAGGCGTCCAGTATGTGTTCGGCATTCCCGGCGAGGAAAACCTCGATCTGCTCGAATCCCTGCGGCGGTCGCGCATCAAGCTCGTGTTGACCCGCCACGAGCAGGCGGCGGGCTTCATGGCGGCCACCTACGGGCGGCTGACCGGCAAGACGGGCGTGTGCCTGTCGACGCTCGGCCCGGGTGCGACGAATTTCGTGACGGCGGCCGCGTACGCGCAGCTGGGCGGCATGCCGATGCTGATGATCACCGGGCAGAAGCCGATCAAGTCGAGCAAGCAGGGGCATTTTCAGATCGTCGACGTCGTCGGGATGATGCAGCCGCTGACGAAGCTCACGCGGCAGATCGTGTCGATCGGCAACATTCCGTCGGCGGTGCGCGAAGCGTTCCGGCGCGCGGAGGAAGAGCGTCCCGGCGCGACGCATCTCGAATTGCCCGAGGATATCGCGCACGAAGAGGGCGACGGCAAGCCGATCCCGGCGAGCTACAGCCGCCGGCCGGTCGCCGAGGAGAAGGCGGTTGCGCACGCGGTCGAGGCGATCCAGGCGGCGCGCCATCCGCTCCTGATGATCGGCGCGGGCGGCAATCGCAAGACGACCTGCAAGATGCTGAAGGAATTCGTCGACACGACGGGCATCCCGTTCTTCACGACGCAGATGGGCAAGGGCGTGATCGACGAGACGCATCCGCTGTGGCTCGGCAACGCGACGCTGTCGGACGGCGACTTCGTCCATCGCGCGATCGAGCACGCGGACTGCATCATCAACGTCGGCCACGACGTGATCGAGAAGCCGCCGTTCTTCATGCGCGCCGACGACAAGACCGTGATCCACGTGAACTTCCTTGGCGCGCAGGTCGATCCCGTGTACTTCCCGCAGATCGAGGTCGTCGGCGACATCGCGAACGCGGTGTGGCAGATGAAGGCGAAGCTGACGCGGCAGCCGCACTGGGATTTCTCGCGCTTCATGCTGATCAAGGAGCACTTCGACGCGCACCTGAAGAAAGGGCAGGACGATCCGCGCTTTCCGATGTATCCGGTGAGGATCGTCAACGATCTCTACCGGTCGCTGCCGGAAGACGGCATCGTCTGTCTCGACAACGGCATGTACAAGATCTGGTTCGCACGCTACTGGCGCGCGCACGAGCCGAATTCGCTGCTGCTCGACAACGCGCTCGCATCGATGGGCGCGGGCCTGCCGTCGGCGATCGCGACGAAGATCGTGCATCCGCAGCGCAAGGTGATCGCGGTATGCGGCGACGGCGGCTTCATGATGAATTCCCAGGAGCTCGAAACGGCTGTGCGGCTCAAGCTCGACCTCGTCGTGATGATCCTGCGCGACGACGCGTTCGGAATGATCCGCTGGAAGCAGGAGAACATGAATTTCCCGGATTACGCGATGACGCTCGCGAACCCGGATTTCGTCGCGTATGCGCAGAGCTACGGCGCGCACGGGCACCGGATCGCGTCGGCCGACGATCTCGAGCCGCTCGTGCGCGAATGCTTCGCGTCGCCGGGCGTGCATCTGATCGACGTGCCGATCGACTACTCGGACAACGAGCGCGTGCTGAATCGTGAAATCAAGCGCCTGTCGGCGCAGTTGTGA